Proteins co-encoded in one Astyanax mexicanus isolate ESR-SI-001 chromosome 1, AstMex3_surface, whole genome shotgun sequence genomic window:
- the exoc8 gene encoding exocyst complex component 8, producing the protein MADTGGRLRKQLESANFDPQNYVKQLSQQSDGDRDLQEHRQKIQSLADETAQNLKKNVYKNYRQFIETAKEISYLESEMYQLSHILTEQKSIMESITQALLSTDKDETAKEMLAAFPKETEEVKQRTLTTLLEKVEGCKNIMEAPGRYLVYNGDLFEYDADNMSQIQKVHAFLMNDCLLIATWLANRRGTVKYKYNALYDLESFAVVNVKDNPPMKDMFKILMFPDSRIFQAENSKIKKEWLEILEETKKNKVAKDRHKKEEEVPTSPVRQEVASTNPFDEDEPLGSEELVDLSPEWIQELPEDLDVCIAQRDFEGAVDLLDKLNEYLKDQPVTPRVKDLRAKVDERVRQLTEVLVFELSPDRSLRGGPKATRRAVSQLIRLGQSTKACELFLKNRAAAVHTAIRQLRIEGATLLYIQKLCNIFFTSLLETAREFETDFAGNTGCYSAFVVWSRSAMRMFVDAFSKQVFDSKESLSTAAECVKFASEHCRQLSEIGLDLTFILQSLLVKDIKAALQSQKDIIIEATKHRNSEEMWRRMNLMTPEALVKLKDEMRSCGVSTFDQYTGDDCWVNLSYTVVAFSKQMMAFLEEGLKLYFPELHMVFLESLREIILVAVQHVDYSLRCEQESEKKSFILQNAAFLHETVLPVVERRFEEGVGKPAKQLQDLRKSSRPVRVNPDSTMSVV; encoded by the coding sequence ATGGCTGACACCGGAGGACGGCTGCGAAAACAGCTGGAATCGGCTAATTTCGACCCGCAGAATTACGTGAAGCAGCTGTCTCAGCAGTCAGACGGAGACAGAGATCTGCAGGAGCACCGGCAGAAGATCCAGAGCCTGGCGGACGAGACAGCCCAGAACCTGAAGAAAAATGTCTACAAGAATTACAGGCAGTTCATCGAAACGGCTAAGGAGATCTCATACCTGGAGAGCGAGATGTACCAGCTGAGTCACATTCTGACCGAGCAGAAGAGCATCATGGAGAGCATCACCCAGGCCCTGCTCTCCACAGACAAGGATGAAACTGCCAAAGAGATGCTGGCTGCTTTTCCCAAGGAGACAGAGGAGGTGAAGCAGAGGACCCTCACAACACTACTGGAAAAGGTGGAGGGGTGCAAGAACATCATGGAGGCACCTGGCAGATACCTGGTCTACAATGGTGACCTGTTTGAATACGATGCTGACAACATGTCCCAGATTCAGAAGGTGCACGCCTTCCTAATGAATGACTGTCTATTGATAGCAACCTGGCTGGCGAACAGACGCGGCACTGTCAAGTACAAGTACAACGCTCTGTACGACCTGGAGAGCTTTGCAGTTGTCAACGTGAAAGACAACCCACCCATGAAAGACATGTTCAAGATCCTAATGTTCCCAGACAGCCGCATCTTCCAAGCGGAGAACAGCAAGATCAAGAAAGAATGGCTGGAGATCCTGGAGgagacaaagaaaaacaaagtggcAAAAGATCGACACAAGAAAGAGGAGGAGGTCCCCACATCACCGGTTCGGCAAGAGGTCGCCTCCACTAACCCCTTTGATGAGGATGAACCCTTAGGTTCGGAAGAATTGGTGGACCTGAGCCCAGAGTGGATCCAGGAGCTGCCTGAGGACTTGGATGTCTGCATTGCCCAGAGGGACTTTGAGGGTGCTGTGGACCTCTTGGACAAGCTGAATGAGTACCTAAAGGACCAGCCAGTCACTCCACGGGTAAAAGATCTTAGAGCCAAAGTGGACGAGCGTGTCCGGCAGCTCACTGAGGTCTTGGTGTTTGAGCTTTCCCCTGACAGGTCGTTACGTGGGGGTCCCAAAGCGACCCGCCGAGCTGTGTCTCAGCTGATTCGGTTGGGGCAGTCCACCAAGGCCTGCGAGCTGTTCCTGAAGAATCGTGCAGCTGCGGTACACACGGCCATCCGGCAGCTCCGCATCGAGGGTGCCACACTGCTCTACATCCAGAAACTCTGCAACATCTTCTTTACCAGCCTGCTGGAGACTGCCCGCGAGTTCGAGACTGACTTTGCGGGCAACACAGGCTGCTACTCTGCTTTTGTGGTGTGGTCCCGCTCGGCCATGAGGATGTTTGTGGACGCCTTCAGCAAGCAGGTGTTCGACAGCAAGGAAAGTCTGTCCACAGCTGCTGAATGTGTCAAGTTTGCCAGCGAACACTGCCGGCAGCTTAGCGAGATCGGCCTAGACCTCACCTTCATCCTACAGTCACTGCTGGTCAAGGACATCAAGGCTGCTTTGCAGAGTCAGAAGGACATCATTATTGAGGCCACCAAGCACCGCAACTCAGAGGAGATGTGGAGAAGGATgaacctgatgacccctgaggcCCTGGTGAAGCTCAAGGATGAAATGCGAAGCTGCGGAGTCAGCACCTTCGACCAGTACACAGGTGATGACTGCTGGGTCAACCTCAGCTACACCGTGGTGGCTTTCTCCAAGCAGATGATGGCCTTCCTGGAAGAAGGCCTGAAACTCTACTTTCCGGAGCTACACATGGTGTTCCTTGAGAGCCTGAGGGAGATCATCCTGGTGGCCGTGCAACATGTGGACTACAGCCTGCGCTGTGAGCAGGAGTCAGAGAAGAAATCCTTCATCCTGCAGAATGCTGCCTTCCTGCATGAGACTGTGCTTCCTGTGGTGGAGAGGAGATTTGAGGAGGGTGTGGGGAAACCTGCCAAGCAGCTGCAGGACCTGAGGAAGAGCTCTCGGCCTGTCAGAGTCAACCCCGATAGCACCATGTCTGTGGTGTGA